TCCTGCGGATCTGGCCCGGGGTGCTGTTCGCCGTGCTCACCAACGTCTTTCTGTTCGGGATCTTCTTCAACTCGCTGCCGACCGCGGACTTTCTGGCCCACCCCGATACGCTCGGCTACTTTCGCAACCTGCTGCTGATCAGGGACTACCCCTATCTGCCGGGCGTGTTCGAAAACAACCCGATCAAGCACCTGATGAATGGGCCCTTGTGGACCATCCCGATAGAAAGCCTGTGCTACCTGGTGCTGGCGGGTGCGGGGTTGCTCGGCGTGTTCCGGTCTCGCTGGCTCGCCGGCCTCGCCGCTGTGGCCTACATCGCGTTCTTTCTCACCGCCCGCAATGCCGACCTGACGGGCGAGATGCAGCACTGGTTCGAATACCCCGCCTATTTCACCTATGGCGCGCTCATCGCCGTCTTCCGCGATGCGTTCCATGCTCGCTCCGGCCGGCTGCTGCTCCTGCTGGCGCCGCTGGCCGCCGTGCTGTTCTTCGGATTGCAGATGGAGCACACGGCGGGCCTGCTCCTGCTGCCGCCGCTGCTGATCCACATCGGCTCGCTGAACGTGCCCGCGCTGGCCTTCCTGCAGCGCGGCGGGGACCCGTCGTACGGCATCTATCTGTACGGCTGCCCGGTGCAGCAGTCGGTGTATGCGCTTTGGCCCGACCTGGCGTTCATTCCGAGCCTGATGCTGTCGGTGGCACTGGCCGCCGTGGCAGGCTATGCCTCCTGGCATCTGGTGGAATCACCGGCGCTGCGGTTCAAGCGGTGGTTCCAGCGAACGCCCGTGGCGCCCCAAGCGGCCCCCTGACCCTTGCGAGCGGCCAAGGCTGCGGCCACGGGGCCGGGCCGGTGCGGTCCCCACCGAGGTCCGGCACGAGGGCGGCCATTAGAATACGGCCACTTTTCCGCGGGCGCCCTCCGCGGCGGCACGCCAGCGCGCCGGCCCTGGCGCCCGTACTTCGGCCCACCCGCCTGCGCCGCGCCTTCACCAAAAAACACAGTGTCCTACGTCTCCGAAACACGGCGCCGCCGCACCTTCGCCATCATTTCCCACCCTGACGCGGGCAAGACCACGCTCACGGAAAAGCTGCTGCTGTTCTCGGGTGCGATCCAGATCGCCGGCGCCGTCAAGGGCCGCAAGGCCAGCCGCCACGCCACCAGCGACTGGATGGAGATCGAAAAGCAGCGTGGCATCTCGGTGGCCAGCTCGGTCATGCAGATGGCCTACCGCGAACACGTGGTGAACCTGCTGGACACGCCGGGCCACAAGGACTTCTCGGAAGACACCTACCGCGTGCTCACCGCGGTCGATTCGGCCCTGATGGTGATCGACGCGGCCAACGGCGTGGAGGCGCAGACGCGACGCCTGATCGAGGTCTGCCGCCAGCGCGACACGCCCATCATCACCTTCGTGAACAAGATGGACCGCGAAGTGCGCGAACCGCTGGACATCCTGGACGAGGTCGAGCGCGAGTTGGGCATGCCCTGCGTGCCCATGACCTGGCCCGTGGGCCAGGGCAAGGGTTTCGGCGGCATTATCAACCTGCGCACGCAGGCCATGACGGTGTTCGAGTCGGGCAGCGAGCGCCGCCCACAGGACTTCGAGACCATTCCCCTGTCGGACGCCGCCAACCTGCGCGCGCGCTTCGGTAGCGAATTCGACGCCGCCATCGAGAGCATGGAACTCGCCGTGGGCGCCTCGCCCACCTGGGACCACGAGGCCTTCCTCGCCGGCAAGCAGACGCCGGTGTTCTTCGGCTCCGGCGTGAACAACTTCGGGGTCATGGAAGTGCTGGATGCGCTGGTGGACCTGGCCCCCTCGCCGCGTCCCCGCCTGAGCAGCCTGCAGGTGAACAAGCAGCCGGTCGAGAAAACCGTGCAGCCCGAAGACCAGAATTTCTCGGGCGTGGTGTTCAAGGTGCAGGCGAATATGGACGCCAACCACCGCGACCGCATCGCCTTCGTGCGCGTGGCCTCGGGCCGGTACACGCCGGGCATGAAGCTCAAGGTGCAGCGCACCGCCAAGGAACTGCGCCCTACCAGCGTGGTGACCTTCATGTCGCAGCGCCGCGAGGCGGTGGAAGAGGCCTATGCCGGCGACATCATCGGCTTCACCACCCATGGCGGCGTGCAGCTGGGCGACACCATCACCGACGGCGCCAGCCTGCAGTTCACCGGCCTGCCGTTCTTCGCGCCCGAACTGTTCATGACGGTCATCCTGAAGAACCCCCTGCGCACCAAGCAGCTGCAGCAGGGCCTGGCCCAGCTCGGTGAAGAAGGCGCGATCCAGGTCTTCAAGCCCGACGCCGGCGGTGCCATGCTGCTGGGTGCGGTGGGCCAGCTGCAGTTCGAAGTGGTGCAGCACCGCCTCAAGACCGAATACGACGCCGACGTGCGGCTGGAGGGCTGCCAGTACACCGGCGCCCGCTGGATCACCGCCGACAGCCCGGCCGACCTGCGTGCGTTCACCGATGCCTACCCGCTGCGGCTCGCGCACGACGCGGCGGACACGCTGGCCTACCTGTGCACCTCTCCCTACGACGTGCGCCTGGCCCAGGAGCGGTTTCCCAAGATCCATTTCCATCCGTTGCGCGAGCACGCCGGCCTGGCGCTGCAGGCCGCCGGTTGAGCGCAGACCATCGCCCGACCGTGGGAGCGACGCTGCCATCCCCTTCCATGGCCCGCGCGGTCCGTGCCCCGCGGGATGGCTGGCGGGCAGCCGCCCCCTTTCTGGTGATCTGGAGCGCCCTGATGGCGCTGTACGGCACCTGGCTGATGGCCTTCTGGCCCGGCATCCTGGGGGAGGACTCGGTGTCCATCCTGCTGGAGGTGGAGCGCGGAGGCGACTTCCGCTCCGGCAAGACCGTCTTCTGGTACTACTTCGTGCGCCTGTTCTACGAGGGCACGCGGCGGGTGGAAGTGCCCGTGGCAGTGCTGCTGTGCCTGTGCGCGCTGATCTTCGCCCGCATGCTGGCGTGGTACTGGCGGCAGGGCCTGAGAAAGAGCTTCGCGGTGGTGCTGGTGCTGGTGTGCCTGGCGCCGCACATGGTTTACTTCATGGGCACGCTGTACCCGGACGGCATCTTCGCCGTGGCGTCCTGCGGCCTGCTGTTCGAGCTGTGGCTGGCGGCCCGCCAGCGCACGATGGGCGCGGCCTCGCTGACCATGGTGGCCGTGGCGCTGCCCTTCGCGGCCTTCGCCCGGCCGAACGGCATCGTCTTTCTGCTGCCGGCCGTGGCCGTGCTGCTGCTCCTGGACCGCCGCAGCCGCTGGACGCTGGCGGCGGTCATCGGTGCGGTGGGCGCGGCGATGTTCGCGGGCCACCAGCTGCATCCGTCCAGGACACAGGAAGCCGTCTATCCCATGGTGGTCTTCGAGACCGTGAACTTTCTCAAGCCCCGGGCCATGAACCGCCTGTGGGACCAGTACCCCCACATGAACGATCCCTGGGTGCTGGACCGTCCCAAGGTGTCGCCCGCCACGATCGAGATGCTCGGGCGCTACCGCCCCCTGCCGCAACTGCAGGCCTATGCCG
This region of Acidovorax sp. GBBC 1281 genomic DNA includes:
- a CDS encoding acyltransferase family protein, giving the protein MSTQHRGNLFDLMRICAASAVIFSHHFHITHTASPTWLHSDMVGGVAVMTFFTISGYLVTQSWLRQPKALAFLSKRFLRIWPGVLFAVLTNVFLFGIFFNSLPTADFLAHPDTLGYFRNLLLIRDYPYLPGVFENNPIKHLMNGPLWTIPIESLCYLVLAGAGLLGVFRSRWLAGLAAVAYIAFFLTARNADLTGEMQHWFEYPAYFTYGALIAVFRDAFHARSGRLLLLLAPLAAVLFFGLQMEHTAGLLLLPPLLIHIGSLNVPALAFLQRGGDPSYGIYLYGCPVQQSVYALWPDLAFIPSLMLSVALAAVAGYASWHLVESPALRFKRWFQRTPVAPQAAP
- a CDS encoding peptide chain release factor 3 codes for the protein MSYVSETRRRRTFAIISHPDAGKTTLTEKLLLFSGAIQIAGAVKGRKASRHATSDWMEIEKQRGISVASSVMQMAYREHVVNLLDTPGHKDFSEDTYRVLTAVDSALMVIDAANGVEAQTRRLIEVCRQRDTPIITFVNKMDREVREPLDILDEVERELGMPCVPMTWPVGQGKGFGGIINLRTQAMTVFESGSERRPQDFETIPLSDAANLRARFGSEFDAAIESMELAVGASPTWDHEAFLAGKQTPVFFGSGVNNFGVMEVLDALVDLAPSPRPRLSSLQVNKQPVEKTVQPEDQNFSGVVFKVQANMDANHRDRIAFVRVASGRYTPGMKLKVQRTAKELRPTSVVTFMSQRREAVEEAYAGDIIGFTTHGGVQLGDTITDGASLQFTGLPFFAPELFMTVILKNPLRTKQLQQGLAQLGEEGAIQVFKPDAGGAMLLGAVGQLQFEVVQHRLKTEYDADVRLEGCQYTGARWITADSPADLRAFTDAYPLRLAHDAADTLAYLCTSPYDVRLAQERFPKIHFHPLREHAGLALQAAG